Below is a window of Deinococcus aerolatus DNA.
TGTTCTCGCTGGGCATGTATCTGGTGGTTTACGGCCTGAGGAATGCGGGCCTGACCGACGTCCTGGCCGGTTGGCTTGACGGCCTCGCCGCGCAGGGCCTGTGGGCCGCCACCTTCGGCACGGGGTTGCTGATGGCCGCTGTTTCCAGCGCAATGAACAACATGCCCAGCGTCCTGATCGGCGCGCTGGCCATTGACGCCAGTCAGGCGACGGGAACCGTGAAGCAGGGCATGATCTACGCGAACGTCATCGGCAATGACCTGGGGCCGAAAATCACGCCCATCGGCAGCCTCGCCACGCTGCTGTGGCTGCATGTGCTGGCAGGCAAGGGCATCCGCATCGGGTGGGGTCAGTATTTCAGGGTGGGCATCGTCCTGACCGTGCCGGTGCTGCTCGTGACGCTCGGCGCCCTGGCGCTGAGGTTGTCCTGGTGAGGGCCTGAGGGTCTGGCCCTTACTTAGTTGTTTTTGACAACGATATGTCCTCCGCCCACACTGTGACCATGGATGTTGTAGTTGGCAACAACCAGCGGGGTACGGCGGCCCAGGCGGCCGAAACGCTGCGGACCATCCCCCGGCTGTTCACCGAACTTCAGCAGCACAACCTCGCGTGCTGCGACGTGGGTTCCGCCACCCGGTGCAGCGTACCGACCACCCTGGCCCGCGAGGGAGACCAGACCCTGGCCGCCCTGACCCGCCACCTCAACCTGGACACAGTGAACCCACTGGGCGAAGGGGTTCAGGGGCGCCCGGCGCTGTCGGCCAGCAGCCTGACCATCCCGGCGTACCCGCGCTGCCGGGCGTGTTGCAACGGCGTGACGCCGCCGCGGTCCGCAATATTTCGGTCCGCGCCGTGGGCCAGCAGCTCGCGCACGATCTCAGTGTGGGTGGGGCCGCCGTCGCCCAGAATCACCGCTTCCAGCAGGGCGGTCCAGCCCAGATTGTTCACGTGGTTCACGTTGATGTTCGAGGTCCGCAGCAGTTCGCGGACGTACGGCAGGTGGCCTCGGTCAGCGGCAGGGATCAGGGCGGTGCCGCCGAAGCGGTTGGTCCGGGTCAGGTCTGGCCTGGCCTTCAGGATCTCGCGCAGCATCGCCACGCTGCCGGTCTCACCCGTGACCAGCAGGGCGTTGTTGCCCTCCGTGTCCTGGGGATCGGGGTCCGCGCCTGCCGCCACCAGCACCCGCGCCACAGCGACGTGGTCGCCCTTTGCGGCCCAGGTCAGGGCGGTGCGCCCGTTCCTGTCCGCGGCGACCGCAGACGCACCTGCCTTCAGCAGCACCTGGACCCTGTTCAGGTCACCGCCCTCGGCGGCCTGAAGAAGCTGCGCGTTTAACCTGTCATTCTGGTAGGCGGTGGTCATCCTGCCCCCCTTCGCGCTGCCGGTGAAGGCCCCCAGCCACGGCAAGAGGCCGCCCAGCAGGGCCAGGGCCAGCATCCATCCCCTGAGCGGCGTCATACCGCACAGCTTAACGTCCACCCTCCACCCCCGGTGGCCAACTGCCGGCGCCGCACGGACCGCCGTGCTGGGCGCGGGAGCACGCCGCGTCAATGACCGCAGTGCAGGTGCCCAGCCACCGGGGGTGGCTACAAGCCCAGGACGGCCCGGGCAATCAGGAAGTAGGTCACGCAGCGTCAATCCCTCCACCGCCATCGCGCGGACGAGGGTGGTGGTGATCTGGCTGCCGATGTTGCCGCCGGTGCCCAGCAGCGGGATGAAAAAAGCCAGGGCCAGCAGTCAGGACAGCCCTCAGTACCTTACGGGACGGCAGCCGTGTCAGCAGCCGGACCCACTCCGGCGAACTCAGGGGGCATGTGCGAGCACCGGCTTTCCGCCGCTCCCTGCAGTTCGCCGGAAACCGCGGGGTTCGTCTGCGGGGCCTTCCCCAGCGAGCCGACGGCCTAGCCTCCCCGCAGGGCAAAGATCAGCGCCACGGCCACCAGATAGGTCAGGGCGATGCCCGCCGTGTCCCACGCCACGACCAGCTGCTTTTTCAGAGCGTGATAGGTCAGGCCGATCAAGAGCAGGGCATTCATGATCAGAACGGCCAGCACCGACACCAGATGGCTGCTTCCCGTCACGCTTGAAAGCAGCGGCCCACTGGTTAAAAATACGTCGTCGACGGCCACGATCAGCATGTTGAACAGATTGCTGCCCAGAATGTTCCCGATGGCCAGGTCAAGTGCGCCCAGCCGGACGGCGGCCAGCGAGACGGCGACCTCGGGCAGCGAGGTCGTGATGGCAATCAGCAGATTGCCGACCAGCGCCTGACCCAGTCCGGTGTCGCGGGCAAGCTGTTCCCCGATGCCGGGCAGCGTGACAGCAGCAGCAATCACCACGGCGGCGGCCAGGGCGTAACGCCGCACCGCGCTGGCCAGCGGCACATGGGCATACCGCAGTTCAGCGGCCAGCCGGCTGGCCTGCTGGGTCTGACGGCGACGTTCAAACAGGAAGATCAACCGCGCTGCCAGCAGATAGATTCCGAGTATCACCGGGGTCATTGCCCCAATCCAGCCGACAGACGGCAGGGGGGCCAGCAGCCCCAGACCCACCACACCCACCAGCAGCATGCCCAGCCCGATGGTGAGCGCGTGCCCCTGGTTGGCGCGCGCCGAGAGAGGAACCCGTCCGCCCAGCATGTCCAGCATAGACAGGATCAGCAGATTGAACATGGAGCTGCCCAGCACG
It encodes the following:
- a CDS encoding ankyrin repeat domain-containing protein translates to MTPLRGWMLALALLGGLLPWLGAFTGSAKGGRMTTAYQNDRLNAQLLQAAEGGDLNRVQVLLKAGASAVAADRNGRTALTWAAKGDHVAVARVLVAAGADPDPQDTEGNNALLVTGETGSVAMLREILKARPDLTRTNRFGGTALIPAADRGHLPYVRELLRTSNINVNHVNNLGWTALLEAVILGDGGPTHTEIVRELLAHGADRNIADRGGVTPLQHARQRGYAGMVRLLADSAGRP
- a CDS encoding sodium:calcium antiporter; protein product: MIWLAFALVAGITVAAGTVLARTGDILAEKTKMGRTWTGLILVAATTSLPELFTGASAAVQDLPDLALGDVLGSSMFNLLILSMLDMLGGRVPLSARANQGHALTIGLGMLLVGVVGLGLLAPLPSVGWIGAMTPVILGIYLLAARLIFLFERRRQTQQASRLAAELRYAHVPLASAVRRYALAAAVVIAAAVTLPGIGEQLARDTGLGQALVGNLLIAITTSLPEVAVSLAAVRLGALDLAIGNILGSNLFNMLIVAVDDVFLTSGPLLSSVTGSSHLVSVLAVLIMNALLLIGLTYHALKKQLVVAWDTAGIALTYLVAVALIFALRGG